The following coding sequences lie in one Candidatus Methylomirabilota bacterium genomic window:
- a CDS encoding ABC transporter ATP-binding protein, with translation MLEVRDLDASYGEFRALSGVSVRIAAGEIVALVGSNGAGKTTLLRCIAGLTRPQAGVVRWEDEELSRLAPHRIVDRGIAMVPEGRRLFGRMTVEENLVLGAFTARALREKDATLSRVHEIFPRLRERRRQLAGALSGGEQQMVAIGRALMSRPRLLMLDEPSLGLAPRVVDAIFEVFAEINRAGVSIFLVEQNVRASLALAHRGYLLEHGRIVGQGRGAALLDDPEVRRAYLGPLAL, from the coding sequence GTGCTTGAGGTCCGCGACCTGGACGCCTCGTACGGCGAGTTCCGGGCCCTGTCGGGCGTGAGCGTCCGCATCGCGGCCGGGGAAATCGTCGCGCTGGTGGGTTCCAACGGAGCCGGGAAGACGACGCTCCTGCGCTGCATCGCGGGTCTCACGCGGCCCCAGGCCGGCGTCGTCCGGTGGGAGGACGAAGAGCTCAGCCGGCTGGCGCCCCACCGGATCGTCGACCGCGGCATCGCGATGGTCCCCGAGGGGCGGCGCCTGTTCGGCCGGATGACCGTCGAGGAGAACCTGGTGCTGGGCGCCTTCACCGCGCGGGCCCTCCGCGAGAAAGACGCGACCCTGAGCCGCGTCCACGAGATCTTCCCGCGCCTGCGCGAACGACGGCGGCAGCTCGCGGGGGCGCTCTCGGGCGGCGAGCAGCAGATGGTGGCCATCGGACGCGCGCTGATGTCCCGGCCCCGGCTCCTCATGCTCGACGAGCCCTCCCTCGGCCTCGCCCCGCGGGTGGTCGACGCGATCTTCGAGGTCTTTGCCGAGATCAATCGGGCCGGCGTCTCGATCTTCCTGGTGGAGCAGAACGTGCGGGCATCCCTGGCGCTCGCCCACCGGGGCTATCTGCTCGAGCATGGCCGGATCGTCGGGCAGGGGCGGGGGGCCGCGCTCCTCGACGATCCCGAGGTGCGGCGGGCGTATCTGGGGCCGCTGGCCCTGTGA
- a CDS encoding branched-chain amino acid ABC transporter permease: MRILLQQLVLGLLLGGLYGLAAAGLSLIFGVLKVLNVAHGELIMVGGYVAFWLFALLGLDPFVSLLLVIPLSAALGLGLYGAVFGFVVRLDEETRIKNSLLVGFGLALTLHALAVRLWTADERSITTAYGGQAIVVGGLVLPLARLLSLGVALALIALTHLFLSRARWGQAIRATAEDWEAASLLGIDVRRAYLLAFAIGTGLAGAAGSLVSVGHSISPAIGLEWTLKALIVIVLAGLGSAFGTFVGGLVLGLAEAASATAFGGPYREVVGLLLFFCVLIARPQGLFGRP; the protein is encoded by the coding sequence GTGAGGATCCTCCTCCAGCAGCTCGTGCTGGGCCTCCTGCTGGGCGGCCTTTATGGCCTGGCGGCGGCCGGGCTGTCGCTGATCTTCGGCGTCCTCAAGGTGCTCAACGTCGCCCACGGGGAGCTGATCATGGTGGGCGGCTACGTGGCCTTCTGGCTCTTCGCCCTGCTCGGGCTCGACCCGTTCGTCTCGCTCCTCCTCGTCATCCCGCTGTCGGCGGCGCTCGGCCTCGGGCTCTACGGGGCCGTCTTCGGCTTCGTCGTCCGGCTGGACGAGGAGACGCGGATCAAGAACTCGCTCCTGGTCGGCTTCGGGCTCGCCCTGACCCTCCACGCTCTGGCCGTCCGGCTCTGGACCGCGGACGAGCGCTCGATCACGACGGCTTACGGCGGCCAGGCGATCGTCGTGGGCGGGCTGGTCCTGCCGCTGGCGCGCCTCCTGAGCCTGGGCGTGGCGCTCGCTCTGATCGCCCTCACCCACCTCTTCCTGAGCCGGGCGCGCTGGGGTCAGGCCATCCGGGCGACGGCGGAGGACTGGGAGGCCGCGTCTCTGCTCGGGATCGACGTGCGGCGGGCCTACTTGCTGGCCTTCGCGATCGGCACCGGTCTGGCCGGCGCCGCCGGGAGCCTCGTGAGCGTCGGGCATTCCATCAGCCCCGCCATCGGGCTCGAGTGGACCTTGAAGGCTCTCATCGTCATCGTCCTGGCCGGGCTCGGCTCCGCCTTCGGGACCTTCGTGGGTGGCCTGGTGCTCGGCCTGGCGGAGGCGGCCAGCGCCACCGCCTTCGGCGGGCCGTATCGCGAGGTCGTGGGACTGCTCCTCTTCTTCTGTGTCCTGATCGCGCGGCCCCAGGGGTTGTTCGGTCGTCCGTGA
- a CDS encoding branched-chain amino acid ABC transporter permease encodes MTPLYRVDVGWLAGIVLALAGLGLLPLAVRREDLLNLGVLFLLSVTLAQSWNIIAGFAGQVNLGHAAFFGLGCLVTRSLWIAGMPIPLAMTAGAAAATAAGIALGLAAFRLRGAYFAIGTLALAEILRITVGNVLPEISTLPAPAIAGYRLTARYYLALALALGSVLVVTALAGSRLGLGMQAVREDEAAAEASGVGAFGLKLRAVALSTALAGLAGGLFAYYHISFYPQHPFSPTWTFDAVLITFIGGVGTLQGPVLGAAFYVVFKEYLAIRWVDVHLLIFGALFVVIVVLLPGGLTEAAHRLAARLSTRPRSRRGSQPGIER; translated from the coding sequence GTGACGCCGCTCTACCGGGTGGACGTCGGCTGGCTGGCCGGCATCGTCCTGGCGCTGGCCGGCCTGGGCCTCCTGCCGCTGGCCGTCCGGCGGGAGGATCTGCTCAACCTCGGCGTCCTCTTTCTCCTGTCGGTGACCCTGGCTCAGAGCTGGAACATCATCGCCGGGTTCGCCGGACAGGTGAATCTCGGCCACGCCGCGTTCTTCGGCCTCGGGTGCCTGGTCACGCGGAGCCTGTGGATCGCGGGGATGCCGATCCCCCTCGCCATGACGGCGGGCGCCGCGGCCGCGACCGCCGCCGGCATCGCCCTGGGCCTGGCCGCCTTTCGGCTGCGGGGAGCCTACTTCGCGATCGGCACCCTGGCCCTGGCGGAGATCCTGCGCATCACGGTCGGCAACGTGCTCCCGGAGATTTCGACGCTGCCGGCCCCGGCCATCGCGGGCTACCGCCTGACGGCGCGCTACTACCTGGCGCTCGCCCTGGCCCTCGGGTCGGTCCTCGTCGTGACGGCGCTCGCGGGCTCCCGTCTCGGCCTCGGCATGCAGGCCGTGCGCGAGGACGAAGCGGCAGCCGAGGCGTCAGGCGTCGGGGCCTTCGGCCTCAAGCTCCGGGCGGTCGCGCTGTCGACGGCCCTGGCCGGTCTCGCCGGCGGGCTCTTCGCCTACTACCACATCAGCTTCTATCCCCAGCATCCCTTCAGCCCGACATGGACCTTCGACGCGGTGCTGATCACCTTCATCGGGGGCGTGGGGACTCTCCAGGGTCCCGTACTGGGCGCCGCCTTCTACGTCGTCTTCAAGGAGTACCTGGCGATCCGCTGGGTCGACGTTCACCTCCTCATCTTCGGGGCCCTCTTCGTCGTCATCGTGGTGCTCCTGCCCGGGGGCCTCACCGAGGCGGCCCATCGACTCGCCGCGCGGCTCTCCACGCGCCCGCGCTCGAGGAGGGGATCTCAGCCGGGCATCGAGAGATAG
- a CDS encoding Na+/H+ antiporter NhaA — protein MTGWHILRAAVEFVLDPSLLIVVGAAGGLVWANAAPASYAAVSHALHFPVNDVGMVFFFGLAMKEVVEAVLPGGPLESPRRAAMPLLAAMGGMLAPAVIHVGLSLWLSQRELAHGWAIPCATDIAFSYLVSRLIFGAQHPAIPFLLLLAIADDALGLVILAVFYPAGETRLGECVAILAGAILVSWLLRRRSVANFWAYILLAGTVSWTALFRGGLHPALALVPVIPFIPHEERDRGILCPQERGATDPLNRFAQWWHVPVQVILFFFALVNAGVPVSSVGAGTWVVLAGLIIGKPVGILLVTAAGVLGGLRRPSGVTWADMSIVGLAAGIGFTVSLFFATAAFPGEIRLLSETKMGALLSFGSGGIAVALAVVLKVGRFGRERYLSMPG, from the coding sequence ATGACCGGTTGGCATATCCTGCGAGCAGCAGTCGAGTTCGTCCTCGATCCTTCGCTCCTGATCGTCGTCGGCGCGGCGGGCGGGTTGGTCTGGGCTAACGCGGCTCCGGCCTCGTACGCGGCTGTCAGCCACGCCCTCCACTTTCCGGTGAACGACGTCGGCATGGTGTTCTTCTTCGGGCTCGCGATGAAGGAGGTTGTCGAGGCCGTCCTGCCGGGCGGCCCACTGGAGTCGCCCCGCCGGGCCGCGATGCCGCTGCTGGCAGCAATGGGAGGTATGCTCGCGCCGGCGGTGATTCACGTCGGGCTGTCTCTCTGGCTGAGCCAGCGCGAGTTGGCGCATGGCTGGGCCATTCCGTGCGCCACCGATATCGCCTTCAGCTACCTGGTATCCCGTCTCATCTTCGGCGCCCAGCATCCGGCCATCCCATTCCTGCTGCTGCTGGCGATTGCGGACGATGCGCTGGGCCTGGTGATTCTGGCGGTCTTCTACCCGGCCGGGGAGACACGCCTGGGTGAGTGCGTCGCGATCCTGGCGGGGGCGATCCTGGTTTCCTGGCTTTTGCGGCGTCGATCCGTGGCCAACTTCTGGGCGTACATCCTGTTAGCCGGGACGGTTTCCTGGACGGCGCTGTTCCGGGGCGGTCTCCATCCCGCGTTGGCCCTCGTCCCTGTCATCCCCTTCATTCCACATGAGGAACGGGACCGAGGCATCCTGTGTCCCCAGGAGCGAGGAGCGACGGATCCGCTCAACCGATTCGCGCAGTGGTGGCACGTCCCCGTTCAGGTGATTCTGTTTTTTTTTGCGCTGGTGAACGCCGGAGTGCCGGTGTCCAGCGTGGGGGCGGGAACCTGGGTCGTGTTGGCCGGTCTGATCATCGGGAAGCCGGTGGGGATTCTCCTGGTGACGGCGGCGGGTGTGCTGGGAGGGCTCCGTCGGCCGTCGGGGGTGACGTGGGCCGACATGAGCATCGTGGGGCTGGCCGCCGGGATTGGCTTCACGGTCTCCCTGTTCTTCGCGACGGCGGCGTTTCCCGGCGAGATACGCTTACTGTCTGAGACGAAGATGGGCGCGCTCTTGAGTTTCGGGAGTGGCGGGATTGCCGTGGCGTTAGCCGTCGTGCTGAAGGTCGGCCGCTTCGGGCGGGAGCGCTATCTCTCGATGCCCGGCTGA
- a CDS encoding ATP-binding cassette domain-containing protein, producing the protein MLEVDGLNVFIETSHILRDVSLRVDPGALVCLVGRNGAGKTTTLRTIMGYRSPASGRIAFRGRALAGLRTYQIARLGVAFAPEDCGIFGDLSVAENIEIATWTRGTARPAPERVERAYAVFPRLRAYAARGGTRLSGGERKMLSIARALALDPELLLLDEPFEGLAPAIIPQITDSIGAIARLGCGILLAESNIHHVPPQASRLYVLERGEIIYHGPPGDVVREPAVLRVIGGGVAPATGA; encoded by the coding sequence ATGCTCGAGGTCGACGGGCTCAACGTCTTCATCGAGACGAGCCACATCCTGCGCGACGTCTCGCTTCGCGTGGACCCGGGGGCCCTCGTCTGCCTGGTCGGCCGCAACGGCGCCGGGAAGACGACGACCCTGCGCACCATCATGGGGTACCGCTCCCCCGCCTCGGGGCGCATCGCGTTCCGCGGCCGGGCGCTGGCGGGGCTCCGGACCTACCAGATCGCCCGACTCGGCGTGGCCTTCGCCCCCGAGGACTGCGGGATCTTCGGCGACCTCTCGGTGGCGGAGAACATCGAGATCGCGACGTGGACGCGCGGCACCGCGCGGCCGGCGCCGGAGCGCGTGGAGCGCGCCTACGCCGTCTTCCCGAGGCTCCGGGCCTATGCCGCGCGGGGCGGCACTCGCCTGTCGGGCGGCGAGCGCAAGATGCTCTCGATCGCGCGCGCCCTCGCGCTGGATCCGGAGCTCTTGCTCCTGGACGAGCCCTTCGAGGGCCTCGCGCCGGCTATCATTCCGCAGATCACCGACAGCATCGGGGCCATCGCGCGCCTCGGCTGCGGCATCCTGCTGGCCGAGTCGAACATCCACCACGTTCCACCCCAGGCGAGCCGCCTCTACGTGCTGGAGCGGGGCGAGATCATCTATCACGGGCCCCCGGGCGACGTCGTCCGCGAGCCGGCCGTGCTCCGCGTGATCGGGGGTGGCGTCGCGCCGGCGACCGGGGCCTGA
- a CDS encoding ABC transporter ATP-binding protein: protein MILEAVGIVQFYGNLCALDGVSLGIRAGEFVSIIGPNGAGKSTLINVLTGALRPTAGRVRFREQDISGIGPVRLARLGLVRSFQLVQVFPELTVLETLEAAVVSRLGRGTRVFASLAGDREVRQAALEVAGLFGLADKRHRQARQLPQGDKKLLDVASAFALRPEVILLDEPTSGVSTRDKTTIMEMLVTASKGIGIQAIILVEHDMDIVFGYSDRIVALHQGKILADGPPGAIRGDEAVVAAVIGRPPAAHPGPGLARPTPSA from the coding sequence ATGATCCTGGAAGCCGTGGGCATCGTGCAGTTCTACGGTAACCTCTGCGCACTGGACGGGGTGAGCCTCGGCATCCGGGCCGGGGAGTTCGTCTCCATCATCGGGCCCAACGGCGCCGGCAAGTCGACCCTGATCAACGTGCTCACCGGGGCCCTCCGGCCGACGGCGGGCAGGGTCCGCTTCAGGGAGCAGGACATCAGCGGGATCGGCCCCGTCCGGCTAGCCCGGCTGGGCCTGGTCCGGAGCTTCCAGCTGGTCCAGGTCTTCCCCGAGCTCACCGTGCTCGAGACCCTGGAGGCGGCGGTGGTGTCGCGGCTCGGGCGCGGCACCCGCGTCTTCGCCTCGCTGGCCGGCGACCGTGAGGTCCGGCAGGCCGCCCTCGAAGTGGCCGGGCTCTTCGGACTGGCTGACAAGCGGCACCGCCAAGCCCGCCAGCTCCCGCAGGGGGACAAGAAGCTCCTGGACGTGGCGTCGGCGTTCGCGTTGCGACCGGAGGTGATCCTGCTCGACGAGCCGACCAGCGGCGTCTCCACTCGTGACAAGACGACCATCATGGAGATGCTGGTCACGGCCTCGAAGGGGATCGGGATCCAGGCCATCATCCTCGTCGAGCACGACATGGACATCGTGTTCGGCTACTCCGACCGGATCGTCGCCCTCCACCAGGGCAAGATCCTGGCCGACGGCCCGCCCGGGGCCATCCGCGGCGACGAGGCGGTCGTGGCCGCCGTCATCGGGCGGCCGCCAGCCGCGCACCCCGGGCCCGGCCTGGCCCGTCCCACCCCGTCCGCCTGA
- a CDS encoding branched-chain amino acid ABC transporter permease, producing the protein MTGRLVLGAVTAGVLVLPLVAPTYQLTLMLPFMAYAVILLGLNLLFGYTGLVSFGHALFIGIGAYTGAVLTTHTRVRSLEVILLTAAVAAAAVAAPVGALCVRYVKIYFGMLTLAFGMVFYTFLLKFYGITGGDEGMRVLRPWLLGQDLGEMPKVAYLVGPYYYYSAAVLALATFGMWRIVRSPFGLCLRTIRDNPVKAESLGIGVVRYRWYAFTISAVYAAVGGALLGPPTGNVDPTLAYWTHSGNIVFMTLLGGFAHFFGPVLGAFVFIYLQDTVMSVVPYWRLVFGAILAFLVICAPGGLMGLFTRRRHPTPGAARA; encoded by the coding sequence ATGACGGGTCGCCTGGTGCTGGGAGCGGTGACGGCGGGCGTGCTCGTGCTGCCGCTGGTGGCGCCGACCTACCAGCTGACGCTCATGCTGCCCTTCATGGCCTACGCCGTCATCCTGCTGGGCCTCAACCTCCTGTTCGGCTATACCGGCCTCGTCTCCTTCGGCCACGCGCTCTTCATCGGGATCGGGGCCTACACGGGCGCCGTCCTCACCACGCACACCAGGGTCCGCTCGCTGGAGGTGATCCTGCTCACCGCCGCGGTGGCGGCGGCCGCCGTGGCGGCCCCGGTGGGCGCTCTCTGCGTGCGGTACGTCAAGATCTACTTCGGGATGCTCACGCTGGCTTTCGGCATGGTCTTCTACACGTTCTTGCTGAAGTTCTACGGGATCACCGGGGGCGACGAGGGGATGCGCGTGCTCCGCCCCTGGCTCCTCGGGCAGGATCTGGGCGAAATGCCGAAGGTCGCCTACCTGGTCGGTCCCTACTACTACTACTCGGCGGCCGTCCTGGCGCTCGCCACCTTCGGCATGTGGCGGATCGTCCGGTCGCCGTTCGGGCTCTGCCTCCGCACCATCCGCGACAATCCGGTCAAGGCCGAGAGCCTGGGCATCGGGGTCGTCCGCTATCGCTGGTACGCGTTCACGATCTCCGCCGTGTACGCCGCGGTCGGCGGCGCGCTGCTGGGGCCGCCCACCGGCAACGTCGACCCGACGCTCGCCTACTGGACGCACTCCGGCAACATCGTGTTCATGACGCTGCTCGGGGGCTTCGCGCACTTCTTCGGCCCCGTGCTGGGAGCCTTCGTCTTCATCTACCTGCAGGACACGGTGATGTCGGTGGTGCCATACTGGCGGCTCGTCTTCGGCGCGATTCTGGCCTTCCTCGTGATCTGCGCCCCGGGGGGGCTGATGGGCCTCTTCACCCGCCGCCGGCACCCGACCCCCGGGGCGGCCCGCGCGTGA
- a CDS encoding branched-chain amino acid ABC transporter permease, translated as MGGIFHAAILFLVAAGLQVIFGVQKIFNLACGSFYALGAYVGISAVQAFIGAGGPPGLFLLPLALAGLLVGLVGVVVERGLLRFVYDRDETFQLLLTFALVLMLEDAIRMTWGTAPQSTAGLYLVYGQVRLLGATVPTYNLVVIGASLAIAAGIGWFLTRTAFGRIVRATAENREMAEALGVNMASVYARVFTLGTALGTLGGALVIPATAAMSEMGIELIVEAFAVVVIGGLGSMRGAFVGALVVGVLRAVAISVYPELEMLLIYLIVIGVLVLRPRGIFGEVAV; from the coding sequence ATGGGCGGCATCTTCCACGCCGCGATCCTCTTCCTGGTCGCGGCGGGCCTCCAGGTGATCTTCGGGGTCCAGAAGATCTTCAATCTCGCCTGCGGCTCCTTCTACGCCCTGGGCGCCTACGTGGGCATCTCGGCAGTCCAGGCCTTCATCGGGGCCGGAGGACCGCCCGGGCTCTTCCTGCTTCCCCTGGCCCTGGCGGGCCTGCTGGTCGGCCTCGTCGGCGTGGTCGTGGAGCGGGGCCTGCTGCGCTTCGTCTATGACCGCGACGAGACGTTCCAGCTCCTGCTGACCTTCGCGCTGGTGTTGATGCTCGAGGACGCCATCCGGATGACCTGGGGAACGGCACCGCAGTCGACGGCCGGGCTCTACCTCGTCTACGGCCAGGTCCGCCTGCTCGGCGCGACCGTGCCCACCTACAACCTCGTCGTCATCGGGGCGAGCCTCGCCATCGCGGCCGGCATCGGCTGGTTCCTCACCCGCACCGCGTTCGGCCGCATCGTGCGGGCGACGGCCGAGAACCGGGAGATGGCCGAGGCGCTGGGGGTGAACATGGCCTCGGTCTACGCCCGGGTGTTCACCCTCGGCACCGCCCTCGGCACCCTGGGCGGGGCGCTGGTCATCCCGGCCACGGCGGCCATGAGCGAGATGGGCATCGAGCTGATCGTCGAGGCTTTCGCGGTGGTGGTGATCGGGGGGCTCGGCAGCATGCGCGGCGCCTTCGTGGGGGCCCTGGTGGTCGGCGTCCTGCGGGCCGTCGCCATCTCGGTGTACCCCGAGCTGGAGATGCTCCTGATCTATCTGATCGTGATCGGAGTCCTCGTCCTCCGGCCGCGCGGGATCTTCGGCGAGGTCGCGGTATGA
- a CDS encoding ABC transporter substrate-binding protein gives MSTSRRDFLKGAGAAVAAGTGLGVPALGRAQGRPGVPAEPLKIGVLAIRAGIAAPVGTAGLRGTEWWAERVNRAGGILGRPVQLVVEEESNPKDTVERYRKLILQDKVEVVLGGISTGVTLALGPVAEDMGTPWLSWDGTTQKGVEETMPSTKWAFRSVDNEVEAIVAAMLTAKYFKGIKTVAGIGNDYSYGHDCWESYQAVLRRHMPDVKFVLGLFPKLGATDFTSHIASIQQSRADLLMCSFWSGDATIIMKQAAAVGLFKTMKGVFTTAGGVHDSLKKDFTPEGLLLGYNSMYFDDPKGSPLLKQFVREYKAKYNEYPPYECDHAYFCAESYKAGLEKAYAAAGQWPSKTQVVKALEGLEVESLSGKRSWREDHIQMCNFYQGITTHKNAYDFVTIDPLEIVSTKQAMKPSGTRLFDWISSWKT, from the coding sequence ATGAGCACCAGCAGACGTGACTTCCTCAAGGGCGCGGGGGCAGCTGTGGCGGCCGGGACCGGCCTGGGCGTGCCGGCTCTCGGGCGGGCCCAGGGCCGTCCCGGGGTTCCGGCGGAGCCGCTGAAGATCGGCGTGCTCGCGATCCGGGCGGGTATCGCCGCCCCGGTCGGCACCGCCGGGCTCCGCGGGACCGAGTGGTGGGCCGAGCGCGTGAACAGGGCGGGCGGCATCCTCGGGCGCCCGGTCCAGCTCGTCGTCGAGGAGGAGTCCAACCCGAAGGACACGGTGGAGCGATACCGCAAGCTGATCCTCCAGGACAAGGTGGAGGTCGTCCTCGGCGGCATCTCAACCGGGGTCACGCTGGCGCTGGGCCCGGTCGCGGAGGACATGGGGACGCCGTGGCTCTCCTGGGACGGAACGACCCAGAAGGGTGTCGAGGAGACGATGCCCAGCACGAAGTGGGCCTTCCGGAGCGTGGACAACGAGGTCGAGGCCATCGTGGCCGCGATGCTCACCGCCAAGTATTTCAAGGGCATCAAGACGGTAGCGGGCATCGGCAACGACTACTCCTACGGCCACGACTGCTGGGAGTCCTACCAGGCCGTGCTCCGGCGTCACATGCCGGACGTCAAGTTCGTGCTGGGGCTGTTCCCCAAGCTCGGGGCGACCGACTTCACCTCGCACATCGCCTCCATCCAGCAGTCGCGGGCCGACCTCCTGATGTGCTCCTTCTGGTCCGGCGATGCGACCATCATCATGAAGCAGGCGGCCGCGGTCGGGCTCTTCAAGACCATGAAGGGCGTCTTCACCACGGCGGGCGGCGTGCACGATTCGCTCAAGAAGGACTTCACTCCCGAAGGCCTCTTGCTCGGCTACAACTCCATGTACTTCGACGATCCCAAGGGCAGCCCGCTCCTCAAGCAGTTCGTGCGGGAGTACAAGGCCAAGTACAACGAATACCCGCCCTACGAGTGCGACCACGCCTACTTCTGCGCCGAGTCGTACAAGGCGGGGCTGGAGAAGGCCTACGCCGCGGCCGGACAGTGGCCGAGCAAGACCCAGGTCGTCAAGGCCCTCGAGGGGCTGGAGGTCGAGTCCCTGTCGGGGAAGCGCAGCTGGCGCGAGGACCACATCCAGATGTGCAACTTCTACCAGGGGATCACGACCCACAAGAATGCCTACGACTTCGTGACCATCGACCCGCTGGAGATCGTCTCCACCAAGCAGGCGATGAAGCCATCGGGGACCAGGCTCTTCGACTGGATCAGCTCCTGGAAGACCTGA
- a CDS encoding type II toxin-antitoxin system VapC family toxin, translating to MRFWDSSALVALFVAERGTRHAETWLREDPVVVVWTLTRVEVLSALARRRRAEPVAARRLTAARREFLDAWERWSEITAVEIVRRHAERVVESHPLRAADALQIGAAIVAAEDDVPAFEFVTLDTDQAIAAEREGFRVLILESK from the coding sequence GTGAGGTTCTGGGACTCTTCGGCGCTGGTCGCCCTGTTCGTGGCGGAGCGCGGCACCCGGCACGCCGAGACGTGGCTCCGCGAGGACCCGGTGGTGGTGGTGTGGACGCTCACGCGCGTCGAGGTGCTGTCCGCGCTCGCCCGGCGCCGGCGAGCCGAGCCCGTCGCCGCCCGGCGTCTCACCGCAGCCCGGCGCGAGTTCCTTGACGCCTGGGAACGCTGGTCGGAAATCACGGCCGTCGAGATTGTCCGCCGGCATGCCGAGCGAGTCGTGGAGAGCCATCCTCTCCGGGCCGCCGATGCCTTGCAGATCGGAGCCGCCATCGTGGCGGCCGAGGACGATGTCCCCGCGTTCGAGTTCGTCACCCTCGATACCGATCAGGCGATCGCCGCCGAGCGCGAAGGCTTCCGGGTACTCATCCTCGAATCGAAATAG
- a CDS encoding type II toxin-antitoxin system prevent-host-death family antitoxin: MKRARIAELKNNLSRYLEHVKSGGTVLVLARDQPVARIIPVQRTAAGHGGDDEERLRRLERRGLIRRGAGGLPEWLGKRKPPKLRGSVLRDLLDERHSRW, translated from the coding sequence ATGAAAAGGGCCAGGATCGCCGAGCTCAAGAACAACCTGTCCCGGTACCTGGAGCACGTCAAGAGCGGCGGCACCGTCCTCGTCCTCGCCAGGGACCAGCCGGTCGCACGCATCATTCCCGTGCAGCGGACCGCGGCCGGACACGGAGGCGACGACGAGGAGCGACTCCGGCGTCTCGAGCGCCGCGGTCTCATCCGACGTGGCGCCGGGGGATTGCCGGAGTGGCTGGGCAAGCGCAAGCCCCCCAAGCTGCGCGGCAGCGTCCTCCGCGACCTCCTCGACGAGCGCCATAGTCGCTGGTGA
- a CDS encoding PrpF domain-containing protein: MAQRRIRAVFMRGGTSRALFFHEQDVPPAGDARDRMLLAALGSPDPYGRQLDGLGGGISSLSKACIIGPPTHAEADVDYTFAQVHVGQPVVDYSGNCGNCASAVGPFAIDERLVPPTGADTVVRIHNTNTKKLIVAHVPVAGGEAAVAGDFELPGVPGRGARIALDFLDPGGAGSGRLLPTGRARDLVEGLPASLVDATNPVAFVRAVDLGLTGTESPQAIDADRGLGARLEAIRRGAAARMGIPGSAATPKIALVAPATAFTALDGRGYGLEQMDLVARVVSMGNCHRAFALTAAMCLAVAARVDGTVVHECATRRAGDVRLGHPSGILPIAAAVTIRDGEPWAERVTVYRTARRLMEGYVRVP, encoded by the coding sequence GTGGCCCAGCGTAGGATCCGCGCCGTCTTCATGCGCGGCGGGACGAGCCGCGCGCTGTTCTTCCACGAGCAGGATGTTCCCCCGGCCGGCGACGCGCGCGATCGGATGCTGCTGGCCGCTCTCGGGAGCCCGGACCCGTACGGCCGCCAGCTCGACGGCCTGGGCGGAGGGATCTCGTCTCTCTCGAAGGCGTGCATCATCGGGCCGCCGACCCATGCCGAAGCCGACGTCGACTACACCTTCGCCCAGGTCCACGTGGGGCAGCCGGTCGTCGACTACAGCGGGAACTGCGGGAACTGCGCCTCCGCCGTCGGACCCTTCGCGATCGACGAGCGCCTCGTCCCGCCGACGGGCGCCGACACGGTCGTCCGTATCCACAACACCAACACGAAGAAGCTCATCGTGGCCCACGTGCCCGTCGCCGGCGGCGAGGCCGCGGTGGCCGGCGACTTCGAGCTCCCGGGCGTCCCCGGGCGCGGGGCGCGGATCGCGCTCGACTTCCTCGACCCCGGAGGCGCCGGCTCGGGACGCCTGCTGCCCACCGGACGGGCCCGTGACCTCGTCGAGGGGCTTCCGGCCTCGCTGGTGGACGCGACGAACCCGGTGGCGTTCGTCCGCGCCGTGGATCTCGGCCTCACGGGAACCGAGTCGCCGCAGGCGATCGACGCCGACCGGGGCCTGGGGGCTCGGCTCGAAGCGATCCGCCGCGGCGCCGCGGCGCGGATGGGGATCCCGGGCAGCGCGGCGACGCCGAAGATCGCCCTGGTGGCGCCCGCCACGGCGTTCACGGCGCTCGACGGGCGCGGCTACGGGCTCGAGCAGATGGACCTGGTGGCCCGCGTCGTCTCCATGGGCAACTGCCACCGCGCCTTCGCGCTCACCGCCGCCATGTGCCTGGCGGTGGCCGCCCGGGTCGACGGCACCGTCGTCCACGAATGCGCGACCCGGCGTGCCGGAGACGTCCGGCTGGGCCACCCCTCGGGGATCCTGCCGATCGCGGCGGCGGTGACGATCCGCGACGGGGAGCCCTGGGCCGAGCGCGTCACCGTCTATCGAACCGCCCGGCGCCTCATGGAAGGCTACGTGCGCGTCCCGTGA